In Anopheles gambiae chromosome 2, idAnoGambNW_F1_1, whole genome shotgun sequence, a single window of DNA contains:
- the LOC1276666 gene encoding flexible cuticle protein 12 has product MKTIIAFAFVVALALAAPLDDSKNAQILKYENDNIGVDGYKFAFETSDGHQRQEQAELKKLGDDVEALVVRGSYSFTGDDGQVYTVNYVADENGFQPEGAHLPTV; this is encoded by the exons ATGAAAACCATCATTGCTTTCGCTTTCGTCGTCGCCCTGGCCCTGGCCGCCCCGCTCGATGACTCCAAGAACGCCCAGATCCTGAAGTACGAGAACGACAACATCGGTGTCGATGGATACAAGTTTGC CTTCGAGACCAGCGATGGCCACCAGCGCCAGGAGCAGGCGGAGCTGAAGAAGCTGGGCGATGATGTGGAGGCCCTGGTCGTCCGTGGCTCGTACTCGTTCACCGGTGACGATGGTCAGGTGTACACCGTCAACTACGTCGCCGACGAGAACGGATTCCAGCCGGAGGGTGCCCATCTGCCAACGGTTTAA
- the LOC1276667 gene encoding endocuticle structural glycoprotein ABD-5, giving the protein MKTLIVLALIAIVAVAADQNAKVLRYENVQDGDASYKFAFESDDGIARQEQGELKTEEEGMNVQGNFKFVADDGKEYVVQYVADSQGFHPEGDHIPKEYVENVPSL; this is encoded by the exons atgAAGACTCTGATTGTGCTTGCGCTGATCGCGATCGTGGCCGTTGCCGCCGACCAGAACGCCAAGGTACTGCGCTACGAGAACGTCCAGGACGGTGATGCAAGCTACAAGTTTGC GTTCGAGTCGGACGATGGTATCGCGCGCCAGGAGCAGGGTGAGCTGAAGACTGAGGAGGAAGGCATGAACGTGCAGGGTAACTTCAAGTTCGTCGCCGACGACGGCAAGGAGTACGTGGTGCAGTACGTTGCCGACAGCCAGGGCTTCCATCCCGAGGGCGATCACATTCCGAAGGAGTACGTCGAGAATGTGCCGAGCCTGTAA
- the LOC1276668 gene encoding flexible cuticle protein 12 codes for MKFAVVFAAVLAVALAAPADERDAQVLKYENDNLGVDGYNFQYETSNNINRAETAELKNFGDDVAALVVRGSYSYTGPDGQVYTVNYVADENGFQPEAPHIPRL; via the exons ATGAAATTCGCCGTCGTGTTTGCCGCCGTTCTGGCCGTCGCTCTTGCCGCACCCGCCGACGAGCGGGACGCTCAGGTGCTGAAGTACGAGAACGATAACCTGGGTGTCGATGGATACAACTTCCA GTACGAAACCAGCAACAACATTAACCGCGCCGAGACGGCCGAGCTGAAGAACTTCGGAGACGATGTGGCCGCCCTGGTCGTCCGCGGCTCGTACTCGTACACCGGCCCCGATGGACAGGTCTACACCGTGAACTACGTCGCCGACGAGAACGGTTTCCAGCCGGAAGCTCCCCATATCCCGCGCCTGTAA
- the LOC1276669 gene encoding endocuticle structural glycoprotein ABD-5 yields MQTSIVILLFAGLLALGYAAPRPGAEEKDAQLLKYENDHNGIDGYNFQFDTSNGIQRQEQAQLKQFDDENAALVVRGSYSFTGDDGQVYTVNYVADENGFQPEAPHLPK; encoded by the coding sequence ATGCAGACCTCCATCGTTATCCTGCTGTTCGCCGGCCTGCTAGCGCTCGGCTATGCTGCACCGCGCCCTGGCGCCGAGGAAAAGGACGCCCAGCTGCTGAAGTACGAGAACGACCACAACGGCATCGATGGGTACAACTTCCAGTTCGACACGAGCAACGGCATCCAGCGCCAGGAGCAGGCCCAGCTGAAACAGTTCGACGATGAAAATGCGGCCCTGGTTGTGCGCGGCTCGTACTCGTTCACCGGTGACGATGGGCAGGTGTACACGGTGAACTACGTTGCGGACGAGAACGGTTTCCAGCCGGAAGCTCCCCATCTGCCGAAGTAA
- the LOC1276670 gene encoding flexible cuticle protein 12 encodes MKCALICVALCVAAAVAIPVPDQNAETLKYDNNINGVDGYSYQYETSNGISAQEAGELKAVGEASALAVRGSYTYTAADGQVYTVTYIADENGFQPEGEHLPKE; translated from the coding sequence ATGAAGTGTGCATTGATCTGTGTGGCTTTGTGCGTGGCCGCGGCCGTGGCCATCCCCGTCCCGGACCAGAACGCCGAAACGCTCAAGtacgacaacaacatcaacggTGTCGACGGGTACAGCTATCAGTACGAGACGAGCAACGGCATCTCGGCGCAGGAAGCGGGCGAGCTGAAGGCGGTCGGTGAGGCGTCCGCCCTGGCCGTGCGTGGATCCTACACGTACACGGCCGCCGACGGACAGGTGTACACGGTGACGTACATTGCGGACGAGAACGGATTCCAGCCGGAAGGCGAACATCTGCCGAAGGAGTAG
- the LOC1276671 gene encoding flexible cuticle protein 12, translating to MKMLLAAIALTLVISAFAAPLDDSRNAEILRYSSENIGIDGYRFEFATSDGTSRTEEAELRNPGTDNEAIAVRGSYSYTGPDGTVYVINYVADENGFQPEGAHIPK from the exons ATGAAGATG CTATTAGCAGCAATCGCTTTGACACTGGTGATTAGTGCATTTGCTGCCCCGCTGGATGATTCCCGAAATGCCGAGATCTTGCGGTACAGCAGCGAAAACATTGGAATTGATGGCTATCGATTCGA GTTCGCCACAAGCGACGGTACAAGCCGAACGGAGGAGGCTGAGCTGCGTAATCCCGGCACGGATAATGAGGCGATTGCCGTACGAGGATCCTACTCATATACCGGGCCCGATGGGACCGTGTACGTGATCAACTACGTTGCGGATGAGAACGGATTCCAACCGGAAGGTGCACATATTCCCAAGTAG
- the LOC4576296 gene encoding endocuticle structural glycoprotein ABD-5 has translation MNLIGVVVSLGTLLAVSKCAPMESSDADQDTELLNYESIHGQEMYRFKYETSDGQFREEVGMLVNVGTPEQELMLMGQYGYKNKDGTMVMVMYTSGKKGYRARTVTRNARDADLRMKAFLSLLMG, from the exons ATGAATCTTATCGGCGTGGTAGTATCGTTAGGCACGCTGCTAGCTGTATCAAAATGTGCTCCGATGGAGTCGTCAGATGCGGATCAGGATACTGAACTCCTCAACTACGAAAGTATCCACGGGCAGGAAATGTATCGGTTTAA GTACGAAACGAGTGATGGACAGTTTAGGGAGGAAGTCGGTATGCTGGTGAACGTTGGAACGCCCGAGCAGGAGCTGATGCTGATGGGCCAGTATGGGTACAAGAATAAGGACGGCACGATGGTGATGGTCATGTACACGAGCGGCAAGAAGGGCTATCGGGCACGAACGGTGACAAGAAACGCACGCGATGCAGATTTAAGGATGAAGGCTTTCCTGTCGTTGCTGATGGGATAG
- the LOC3290084 gene encoding larval cuticle protein 16/17 has translation MRVIGVFLAVCVLLTSLIIGAPIGDDLISYENVQTEDGYRFSYETKDGQAREEIGTIDPSTGVLRVTGWYSYYTPDGVMHRVDFVADENGYRVESEPSSVEEEFTPNVEAGPIDRTVLLSLVG, from the exons ATGCGTGTG ATTGGTGTGTTTCTTGCCGTGTGTGTCCTGCTTACGTCTTTGATCATTGGAGCTCCAATAGGTGACGATCTAATTAGCTACGAGAACGTACAAACCGAGGATGGATATCGTTTCTC CTACGAAACAAAGGATGGACAAGCACGGGAAGAGATCGGTACGATCGACCCAAGCACGGGCGTGTTGCGCGTGACGGGTTGGTACAGTTACTACACTCCAGATGGCGTTATGCATCGTGTTGATTTTGTTGCGGATGAAAATGGCTATCGAGTCGAAAGCGAACCGTCGTCCGTTGAGGAAGAGTTCACACCAAACGTTGAAGCTGGTCCTATCGATAGGACGGTGCTGCTTTCGCTTGTTGGATAG
- the LOC4576295 gene encoding larval cuticle protein 65Ag1 — MRAIQGVLLCVFVTLLPVVIGAPIGDDLISYESVQTDNGYRFSYETKDGQAREEVGTIDPSTGVLTVTGWYSYRTPDGDTQRVDFVADENGYRIVDQPPNVVAQFIPMVVAGSPIDKTVLLSLVG; from the exons ATGCGTGCG ATTCAAGGTGTGcttctttgtgtgtttgtaacgcTTCTTCCTGTTGTTATTGGAGCTCCAATAGGCGACGATCTAATTAGCTACGAAAGCGTGCAAACCGATAATGGATATCGGTTCTC CTACGAAACAAAGGATGGACAGGCACGGGAAGAGGTCGGTACGATCGACCCCAGCACGGGGGTGCTGACGGTGACTGGTTGGTACAGCTACCGCACGCCAGATGGCGATACGCAGCGTGTTGATTTTGTTGCGGATGAAAATGGCTATCGAATCGTTGACCAACCGCCAAACGTTGTGGCACAATTCATACCGATGGTTGTTGCTGGTTCACCTATCGATAAGACGGTGCTGCTATCGCTCGTCGGATAG
- the LOC3290085 gene encoding flexible cuticle protein 12 isoform X2, with protein MLRCCSLIPHPSCIGYKTKDNQWRDETVETDPKTGKLVISGWYRYVGPDGVTYQVKYVADENGYRPLGMHLPGADLSDPTAFSVLTPLVDSGVSRTVLLSLVG; from the exons ATGTTGCGCTGTTGTAGTTTAATTCCCCATCCATCATGTATCGG cTATAAAACGAAGGACAATCAGTGGCGCGATGAAACAGTTGAGACCGATCCCAAGACCGGCAAGCTGGTCATCTCAGGCTGGTACCGCTACGTCGGGCCCGATGGCGTCACCTACCAGGTCAAGTACGTGGCGGACGAGAATGGCTACCGGCCGCTCGGGATGCATCTGCCCGGGGCCGATCTGTCCGATCCGACCGCGTTCAGCGTGCTTACGCCACTCGTCGATAGTGGCGTTTCGCGAACAGTGCTTCTATCCCTAGTCGGCTGA
- the LOC3290085 gene encoding cuticle protein CP14.6 isoform X1 has product MYRYCVCLLAFLLASTLLTDARPAMEKDHNFHYYEIISTENGQLFSYKTKDNQWRDETVETDPKTGKLVISGWYRYVGPDGVTYQVKYVADENGYRPLGMHLPGADLSDPTAFSVLTPLVDSGVSRTVLLSLVG; this is encoded by the exons ATGTATCGG tattgtgtgtgtcttcttgcCTTTTTACTGGCATCAACGCTACTGACCGACGCCCGACCGGCGATGGAGAAAGACCACAACTTCCACTACTATGAGATAATAAGCACTGAAAATGGGCAATTGTTTTC cTATAAAACGAAGGACAATCAGTGGCGCGATGAAACAGTTGAGACCGATCCCAAGACCGGCAAGCTGGTCATCTCAGGCTGGTACCGCTACGTCGGGCCCGATGGCGTCACCTACCAGGTCAAGTACGTGGCGGACGAGAATGGCTACCGGCCGCTCGGGATGCATCTGCCCGGGGCCGATCTGTCCGATCCGACCGCGTTCAGCGTGCTTACGCCACTCGTCGATAGTGGCGTTTCGCGAACAGTGCTTCTATCCCTAGTCGGCTGA
- the LOC5666861 gene encoding larval cuticle protein 65Ag1 — protein sequence MKNQICFLLLLVPLLCGVGGAPAQGVDPNLKSFYHEADDEEQMFSYKTNDGQSREETVSWDKDTGKIVISGWYRYLGPDGVLYTVQYVADENGFQPLGAHLPGADPNPDLYTISTPFAGGISKTVLLSLVG from the exons atgaagaaTCAG atttgtttccttcttttaCTCGTACCCCTTTTGTGCGGTGTCGGCGGGGCACCGGCCCAAGGAGTTGATCCAAATTTGAAGAGCTTCTACCACGAGGCGGACGACGAGGAGCAAATGTTTTC CTACAAAACGAACGACGGCCAATCACGCGAGGAAACGGTCTCCTGGGATAAAGACACGGGCAAGATTGTCATCTCCGGGTGGTATCGATACCTCGGGCCGGACGGTGTCCTCTACACCGTGCAGTACGTGGCGGACGAAAACGGGTTTCAGCCGCTCGGCGCCCATCTGCCCGGTGCCGATCCGAATCCAGATTTGTACACCATTTCTACCCCGTTCGCGGGTGGAATCTCGAAAACCGTGCTCCTCTCGCTGGTTGGATAA
- the LOC3290082 gene encoding endocuticle structural glycoprotein ABD-5, translating to MRSYKWILATVAVALTVTAILAAPVGEEEPDILYYDNVRDDQGYFYSYKTKDGQSRREQGYIDPESGILRVTGSYKYIGTDGETYEVYYEADENGYRIVGKPPLPGAPGISNTVLLSLVG from the exons ATG CGTTCCTACAAGTGGATCCTAGCAACGGTGGCAGTTGCACTGACCGTAACCGCGATCCTGGCAGCGCCCGTTGGAGAAGAGGAACCCGACATACTATACTACGACAACGTGCGTGATGATCAAGGATACTTTTATTCCTACAAAACGAAGGATGGCCAGAGTCGCCGGGAGCAGGGATACATTGATCCCGAGTCGGGCATTTTGCGTGTGACAGGGTCGTATAAGTACATCGGTACCGACGGTGAAACGTACGAGGTGTACTATGAGGCGGACGAGAACGGGTATCGCATCGTTGGTAAGCCACCGCTGCCAGGCGCTCCCGGCATCTCCAACACTGTGTTACTTTCGCTCGTCGGTTGA
- the LOC3290083 gene encoding endocuticle structural glycoprotein ABD-5 translates to MHSKSWIITAVTVALTVTVTVAAPVREQDPELVYFENVRDENGYSFSYKTKDGQFREEQGTIDPETGILRVTGVYRFIGTDGETYEYSYEADENGYRIVEKPPPAGISNTVLLSLVG, encoded by the exons ATG CATTCGAAATCGTGGATCATAACGGCAGTGACAGTTGCACTGACCGTGACCGTGACCGTTGCCGCCCCTGTACGAGAGCAGGATCCGGAGCTCGTTTACTTCGAAAATGTGCGCGATGAAAATGGGTACAGCTTTTCCTACAAAACAAAGGATGGCCAGTTCCGCGAGGAGCAAGGGACCATCGACCCCGAGACGGGCATTTTGCGTGTAACAGGAGTGTATCGCTTCATCGGGACCGATGGCGAAACGTACGAGTACAGTTACGAGGCGGACGAGAATGGGTATCGCATTGTAGAGAAGCCTCCTCCGGCAGGCATCTCCAATACGGTGTTGCTTTCGCTGGTTGGCTGA
- the LOC1276673 gene encoding endocuticle structural glycoprotein ABD-5 has protein sequence MKHVIVLFAALAVFCAVKAQDEVQVISFNNDNNVDGSYQFAYEQSDGQKREEKGELKPVEGSDEPALSVKGSYEYTDSNGQRYRVDYVADERGYRPTVTKL, from the exons ATGAAGCACGTG ATTGTTCTTTTCGCTGCCCTGGCCGTGTTCTGTGCCGTTAAGGCGCAGGATGAGGTGCAAGTCATAAGCTttaacaacgacaacaacgtCGATGGAAGCTACCAATTTGC CTACGAACAGAGCGATGGCCAAAAGCGGGAGGAAAAGGGTGAGCTGAAGCCGGTGGAAGGATCCGATGAGCCAGCCCTGTCCGTGAAAGGTTCGTACGAGTATACCGACTCGAATGGACAGCGATACCGGGTGGACTATGTTGCTGACGAGCGAGGATACCGCCCGACGGTGACCAAGCTGTAA
- the LOC3290086 gene encoding larval cuticle protein 16/17 — translation MKCLIVLAALIAVAACAPQGDIALRNLDIDHAGLVDGSYSFSYDQTDDHKREESAVLKTVKNFDNEDVPALTITGQYEFTDPDGKRYLVKYTADENGFNPTITEA, via the exons atgaaGTGCCTG ATCGTTCTCGCTGCCCTGATTGCCGTTGCGGCCTGTGCGCCCCAGGGTGACATCGCGCTGCGCAACCTGGACATTGACCATGCCGGCCTGGTGGACGGTTCGTACAGCTTCAGCTACGACCAGACGGACGACCACAAGCGCGAAGAGTCGGCCGTGCTGAAGACGGTGAAGAACTTCGACAACGAGGATGTGCCAGCGCTCACCATCACCGGCCAGTACGAGTTCACCGATCCGGACGGCAAGCGCTACCTGGTCAAGTATACGGCCGATGAGAACGGATTCAACCCGACGATCACCGAGGCCTAA
- the LOC1276674 gene encoding endocuticle structural glycoprotein SgAbd-3: MKFVAVFAFVCLLGLCLAEDTSIVSEDKEMNVDGSYKFNYEQSDGQKREEMAELKASAADPDVQAISVSGSYEYTDNDGKRYLVTYTADENGYRPMVKQL, from the exons ATGAAGTTT GTCGCTGTGTTTGCCTTTGTGTGCCTGCTGGGTCTGTGTCTCGCAGAAGATACGTCCATCGTATCCGAGGATAAGGAGATGAACGTCGATGGAAGCTACAAGTTCAA CTACGAACAGTCGGATGGGCAGAAGCGCGAGGAAATGGCTGAGCTGAAGGCATCGGCCGCCGATCCGGACGTGCAGGCAATCTCGGTCAGCGGCTCGTACGAGTACACCGACAACGATGGCAAGCGATACCTTGTCACCTACACTGCCGACGAGAACGGTTACCGTCCGATGGTGAAGCAGCTGTAA